From one Halothece sp. PCC 7418 genomic stretch:
- a CDS encoding ABC transporter ATP-binding protein has translation MLRYLSKFFYILPAEKQKLLVLVLIVFLVSGVEVIGIGLIGPFINLASHSELIHKNYWLNLVYVQLGFSQSGQFIAFVGLFIILIFCTKSLLSWLVQRYIFKFTYSQKEKLIDRLMGAYLNASYTTYINKNSAQIINNVTNQTTIFANGILGTLLASTVHGINIITISLFLCVIDPLAVVILLLIISPLLVLFSLFKNKMHFWGQELYEAKQEMIRTVNHGLGGFKESRVIGCGSYFRQQCNQQAQRYANASIGFFAFKLVPRYIVETVLVLFLIGFTSISLLLERDMQQLTPTLSIFALASIRLMPAFSNIAAGLSKLKNSSYSLDQLYLELKELEKEVVNATSKTVNHSSLKTWSSNTNQDSQTITFTKELVLNQLTYRYPNSLENALNQISLAIPKGKSIALIGKSGTGKTTLVDVILGLLIPQEGDIKVDGRSIYENLRSWQNLIGYIPQSIFLIDDTIARNIAFGIPDHEIDQQRLYQAIQAAQLSEVVENLPDGINTRVGERGIMLSGGQRQRVGIARALYHEREILVLDEATSALDNETEKYVTEAIKSLSGTKTMIIIAHRLTTVEHCDRVYLMDQGQIIKSGSYQEVVLKKGLLSNFYASP, from the coding sequence ATGTTAAGATATTTATCAAAGTTTTTTTATATTCTTCCAGCAGAAAAACAGAAATTACTTGTATTAGTATTGATTGTTTTTCTTGTTTCTGGAGTAGAAGTGATTGGTATTGGTTTAATTGGTCCTTTTATTAATTTAGCAAGTCATTCAGAATTAATTCATAAAAATTACTGGCTTAATTTAGTTTATGTTCAGTTAGGCTTTAGTCAATCGGGTCAATTTATAGCATTTGTTGGCTTGTTTATTATTTTGATCTTCTGTACTAAATCTTTATTGAGTTGGTTAGTTCAACGTTATATATTTAAGTTTACTTATTCTCAAAAAGAAAAGTTAATTGACCGATTGATGGGAGCATACTTAAATGCTTCTTATACTACTTATATCAATAAAAATAGTGCTCAAATTATCAATAATGTGACCAACCAAACAACAATTTTCGCTAATGGAATATTGGGAACACTTTTAGCTTCTACGGTTCACGGAATTAACATTATTACGATTTCATTATTTTTATGTGTAATTGATCCTTTAGCTGTCGTGATTTTGCTATTAATTATTTCTCCTTTGTTGGTATTATTTAGCTTATTCAAAAACAAAATGCATTTTTGGGGACAAGAACTTTATGAAGCAAAACAAGAAATGATTCGGACGGTTAACCATGGTTTAGGAGGATTTAAGGAAAGTCGAGTGATTGGTTGTGGGTCATACTTTAGACAACAATGTAATCAACAAGCTCAAAGATATGCCAATGCGTCAATTGGCTTCTTTGCCTTTAAACTAGTACCTCGTTACATTGTAGAAACGGTTCTCGTTCTTTTCTTAATTGGATTTACCTCAATTTCCTTGCTTTTAGAGCGAGATATGCAGCAATTAACTCCAACTTTAAGTATCTTTGCTTTAGCTTCAATTCGTCTAATGCCAGCCTTTAGTAATATTGCTGCAGGCTTAAGTAAGCTCAAGAACTCTAGCTATAGCTTGGATCAATTATACCTAGAGCTCAAAGAATTAGAAAAAGAGGTTGTGAATGCTACTTCTAAGACTGTTAACCACTCTTCTTTAAAGACATGGTCTAGTAATACTAATCAAGATTCTCAAACAATAACGTTTACTAAGGAACTTGTTCTCAATCAGCTAACCTATCGCTATCCTAATAGCTTAGAAAATGCTTTAAATCAAATTTCACTGGCTATTCCTAAAGGTAAATCGATTGCTTTAATTGGTAAGTCGGGTACAGGGAAAACAACGTTAGTTGATGTCATTTTAGGTCTTTTAATACCTCAAGAAGGAGATATTAAAGTAGATGGAAGATCCATTTACGAAAATCTTCGTTCTTGGCAGAATTTAATTGGTTATATTCCTCAATCGATCTTTCTGATAGACGATACGATCGCGCGAAATATTGCCTTTGGTATTCCTGATCACGAAATTGATCAACAGAGATTATATCAAGCGATACAAGCTGCTCAGTTATCAGAAGTCGTTGAAAATTTACCAGATGGGATCAACACCAGAGTCGGTGAGCGCGGAATTATGCTATCTGGCGGTCAGCGTCAGCGAGTTGGTATTGCTAGGGCGCTGTACCACGAAAGAGAAATTTTAGTTCTCGATGAAGCAACCTCTGCGCTAGATAACGAAACAGAAAAATATGTGACAGAGGCGATTAAATCTTTGAGTGGAACTAAAACAATGATTATTATTGCTCACCGTCTTACCACTGTCGAACATTGCGATCGCGTTTATTTAATGGATCAAGGTCAAATTATCAAGTCAGGTAGTTATCAAGAGGTTGTGCTCAAAAAAGGCTTGCTCTCTAACTTTTATGCCAGCCCTTAA
- a CDS encoding putative capsular polysaccharide synthesis family protein, whose amino-acid sequence MLNNFSQSFRHQTQPKNHYQGLGQFLEQAYYQVKAHRRLLLSNWLKKNKLFVHTMGKVGSSTVIRSLHQSGLNRFYTIYWTHYLSQEGITLMETLANRNYHKWQEVPKGIRNQILLCRFLQKQFQTTSFRKNKLKIITLVREPIARNISSFFQNYELWLPHQNHQTIYRFNRLESLKELTCQELADCFLENYYHDIPLKWFGTELKPIFNIDVFYSEFPQEKGYQIYEGEFADLLLIKLEKFNQCAQKAFQEFLKVENFQLTPANVGGNKDYSTIYKDLESSINLPKSYIKRMYDSQYTQHFYSESEIEKFKNKWLKLAH is encoded by the coding sequence ATGTTAAATAATTTCTCTCAATCATTTCGTCATCAGACCCAGCCCAAAAATCACTACCAAGGTTTAGGACAATTCTTAGAACAAGCCTATTATCAAGTAAAAGCTCATCGCCGATTACTTCTTTCCAATTGGCTCAAGAAAAATAAACTGTTTGTGCATACCATGGGAAAGGTTGGTTCTTCTACAGTGATTCGATCATTACATCAATCGGGGCTTAATCGTTTTTATACCATTTATTGGACTCATTACTTGAGCCAAGAAGGGATCACCTTAATGGAAACCTTAGCCAACAGAAATTATCATAAATGGCAGGAAGTCCCTAAAGGAATTAGGAATCAAATCTTACTTTGTCGTTTTTTACAAAAACAGTTTCAAACAACCAGTTTTAGGAAAAACAAACTCAAAATAATTACTTTAGTGAGAGAGCCAATTGCTAGAAATATATCGAGTTTCTTCCAAAATTATGAGCTCTGGCTACCGCATCAAAATCATCAAACCATATATAGATTTAATCGCTTAGAATCCTTGAAGGAGCTTACTTGCCAAGAGCTTGCAGATTGTTTTTTAGAAAATTATTACCACGATATTCCCTTAAAATGGTTTGGCACTGAGTTAAAACCTATCTTCAATATCGATGTTTTTTATAGTGAATTTCCGCAAGAAAAAGGATACCAGATTTACGAAGGAGAATTCGCAGATCTTTTGTTGATCAAGCTAGAGAAGTTTAATCAATGTGCTCAAAAAGCATTTCAAGAATTTCTGAAGGTAGAGAACTTTCAATTAACGCCAGCCAATGTGGGGGGGAATAAAGATTACTCTACTATCTATAAAGATTTAGAATCCTCAATCAATTTACCCAAGTCTTATATTAAGAGAATGTATGATTCTCAATATACACAGCATTTTTATAGTGAATCAGAAATAGAAAAATTCAAAAACAAATGGCTGAAATTAGCTCATTAG
- a CDS encoding sulfotransferase domain-containing protein, producing the protein MNSLVSNMMRDQQFNYNRRSFRICQSLGLGIVQQSPYDNIYYCCTQKTASQTIKAVLKDFIFYKNTGLLVYAYSKLGLREASHDALFQEGLPKKTIGTHLYINYSTYQAIPKPNHYKTFFVMRDPRDLVVSFYFSAKYSHGMNPTIKELRSDLEKLDLKEGLKYMINRGDEFGLFEAQRSWVNHSVDQNNVKIFLYEDLANNLPAFFQELFAYLGIVMEKNEFNVLCDKYQFEKKSMGRVKGMENKNSHYRKGLPGDWKNYFDEEIMKHFQEVTTDLVEVLGYSVE; encoded by the coding sequence ATGAATTCCTTAGTCTCCAACATGATGAGAGATCAGCAGTTTAACTATAACCGACGCTCTTTTCGGATTTGTCAGAGTTTAGGTTTAGGAATTGTTCAGCAATCTCCCTACGATAACATTTACTATTGTTGTACTCAAAAAACCGCTAGCCAAACTATAAAAGCAGTCTTGAAAGACTTCATTTTTTATAAAAATACAGGTCTTCTCGTTTATGCTTATTCTAAACTTGGCCTGCGAGAGGCTTCTCATGATGCTTTATTTCAAGAAGGCTTACCTAAGAAAACAATTGGTACTCATTTATATATTAACTACTCTACTTATCAAGCCATTCCTAAACCGAATCATTACAAAACCTTTTTTGTGATGAGAGATCCGCGCGATCTTGTCGTCTCCTTTTACTTCTCTGCTAAATATTCCCACGGCATGAATCCTACTATCAAAGAATTACGAAGTGATTTAGAAAAATTAGATTTAAAAGAAGGCTTAAAATACATGATTAATCGGGGAGATGAGTTTGGGTTATTTGAAGCTCAACGCTCTTGGGTCAATCATTCAGTCGATCAAAACAATGTCAAAATTTTTCTTTATGAAGATTTAGCGAACAACTTACCTGCTTTTTTCCAAGAACTCTTTGCTTATTTAGGAATCGTCATGGAGAAGAATGAATTCAATGTCTTATGCGATAAATATCAATTTGAAAAGAAATCAATGGGTAGGGTTAAGGGGATGGAAAATAAAAATAGCCATTATCGAAAAGGATTACCAGGGGATTGGAAAAATTATTTTGATGAGGAAATTATGAAGCATTTCCAAGAAGTAACAACCGATTTAGTAGAAGTTCTAGGATATTCAGTAGAATAA
- a CDS encoding Ig-like domain-containing protein yields MVFLSDDFNNDTLGSQWTFIDPLGGGNYTLTGTADAFLELFVPEGTSHSPGKRGNKTVRAVQAATDEDFEVEVKFASEPSEKYQFQGIVIEQDAANWLRFGHLHDGSVLTVFVGSTIEGNSTNSLIEVPVSPGAAPYLRVTRQGEQWTLQYSADGATWNNAGSITQALTVNEIGTFAANHGIGGSIPAFTAQVDYFFNTASPISPEDESSTHNDDHPPNQAPVANDDFVTTNYETALSGDVLADNGNGADSDPDGDPILIAEVNGDSADIGKEITLASGALLTLNADGTFNYDPNGQFADLNAGENTTDSFNYSIEDGKGETAAAIVTVTLTNPDNNTSTSTFTSDDFNNDTLGSQWTFIDPLGGGNYTLTGTADAFLELFVPEGTSHSPGKRGNKTVRAVQAATDEDFEVEVKFASEPSEKYQFQGIVIEQDDANWLRFGHLHDGSVLTVFVGSTIEGNSTNSLIEVPVSPRAAPYLRVTRQGEQWTLQYSADGATWNNAGSITQALTVNEIGTFAANHGIGGSIPAFTAQVDYFFNTASPISPEDGGSTHNDDHPPNQAPVANDDTVVVPINTATELNLLDNDSDSDGSLDPASLTLTSNPNQGTVAVDNITGFVTYTPNTDFLGSDSFSYTVADDQGAVSESALVSLSVEETSDTTNQPPVANDDTAVVEVNTVTTLDVLANDTDSDGNLDPTSVAIVDAPSNGSVTVDAATGQVTYIPNTDFIGSDNFSYTVADDQDTVSNLANVDLAVEAAPTNQGDGPAIDVWYGLDQTFGQIGQPQNWVNILGHVDDPDGVSSLTYSLNGEPEVALTIDQGFRINKTGDFNADIAYADLDGSSTDDIVVLTATDDLGNVSTQTVTIDYEAGNVWPQTYSIDWSTTSNILDVAQVVDGLWAIEGDTVRTVEPGYDRLIGIGDISWQDFEVTVPITINGGINSKGAVGVLMRWHGHNDDSLSGRQPLAGVAPFGALGWAQDGDLIIKKEGGATNPGKTLQPDLTYNFKMRVETTDTGSLYSLKAWELGQSEPMGWDVETSEGLSDLDSGSLFLVAHRQDATFGDVNITPI; encoded by the coding sequence ATGGTGTTTCTCTCTGACGATTTCAACAATGACACCTTGGGGAGTCAGTGGACATTTATTGACCCCTTAGGTGGAGGAAACTATACCTTAACGGGAACTGCGGACGCATTCTTAGAACTGTTTGTCCCCGAAGGCACGTCCCACAGTCCTGGCAAGCGTGGCAATAAAACCGTTCGCGCTGTGCAAGCAGCAACCGATGAAGATTTTGAAGTTGAAGTCAAATTTGCGTCTGAGCCTTCTGAAAAATACCAATTTCAAGGCATTGTCATTGAACAAGACGCTGCCAACTGGTTGCGCTTTGGTCATCTTCACGATGGTTCTGTGCTCACTGTTTTTGTGGGCAGTACCATTGAGGGCAACTCGACCAATTCTTTGATCGAAGTTCCCGTTTCCCCAGGAGCGGCTCCTTACCTACGAGTCACTCGCCAAGGGGAGCAATGGACGCTCCAATATTCCGCAGATGGTGCCACTTGGAATAATGCTGGGAGCATCACTCAAGCATTGACAGTGAATGAAATCGGAACCTTTGCTGCCAATCATGGTATCGGGGGAAGTATTCCCGCTTTCACCGCGCAAGTGGATTATTTCTTCAACACCGCATCTCCCATTAGCCCAGAAGATGAGAGCAGCACTCACAATGATGATCACCCCCCCAATCAAGCCCCCGTTGCGAATGATGATTTCGTAACAACCAATTACGAGACAGCGCTCAGTGGAGACGTACTTGCCGATAATGGCAATGGTGCAGACAGTGATCCTGATGGTGATCCTATTTTGATCGCGGAAGTTAATGGTGACAGTGCTGACATTGGGAAGGAAATTACTCTTGCTTCTGGCGCACTTTTGACCCTAAATGCGGATGGTACATTTAATTATGATCCAAACGGTCAGTTTGCTGATTTAAATGCTGGAGAGAATACAACAGATAGCTTTAACTATAGCATTGAAGATGGTAAGGGGGAAACTGCAGCAGCGATCGTAACCGTCACCCTCACCAATCCAGACAATAACACTTCAACATCAACTTTTACTTCCGATGATTTCAACAATGACACCTTGGGGAGTCAGTGGACCTTTATTGACCCCTTAGGTGGAGGAAACTATACCTTAACGGGAACTGCGGACGCATTCTTAGAACTGTTTGTTCCCGAAGGCACGTCCCACAGTCCTGGCAAGCGTGGCAATAAAACCGTTCGCGCTGTGCAAGCAGCAACCGATGAAGATTTTGAAGTTGAAGTCAAATTTGCGTCTGAGCCTTCTGAAAAATACCAATTTCAAGGCATTGTCATCGAACAAGACGACGCGAACTGGTTGCGCTTTGGTCATCTTCACGATGGTTCTGTGCTCACTGTTTTTGTGGGCAGTACCATTGAGGGCAACTCGACCAATTCTTTGATCGAAGTTCCCGTTTCCCCAAGAGCGGCTCCTTACCTACGAGTCACTCGCCAAGGGGAGCAATGGACGCTCCAATATTCCGCAGATGGTGCCACTTGGAATAATGCTGGGAGCATCACTCAAGCATTGACAGTGAATGAAATCGGAACCTTTGCTGCCAATCATGGTATCGGGGGAAGTATTCCCGCTTTCACCGCGCAAGTGGATTATTTCTTCAACACCGCATCTCCCATTAGCCCAGAAGATGGAGGTAGCACTCACAATGATGATCACCCCCCCAATCAAGCCCCCGTTGCGAATGACGACACCGTCGTTGTTCCCATTAATACCGCTACCGAGCTCAATCTTCTTGATAATGACAGTGACAGCGATGGCAGTCTTGACCCCGCTAGCCTCACCCTTACCAGCAATCCTAACCAAGGGACGGTCGCCGTGGATAATATCACGGGATTCGTCACTTACACGCCGAATACCGATTTTCTAGGCAGTGATAGCTTCAGTTATACCGTCGCCGATGACCAAGGGGCAGTTTCGGAGTCAGCTTTGGTTAGCCTGAGCGTTGAGGAGACTTCCGACACCACTAATCAACCCCCCGTTGCCAATGATGATACAGCAGTTGTTGAAGTCAATACCGTCACCACCCTAGATGTCCTTGCTAATGACACTGACAGCGATGGCAACCTTGACCCGACCAGTGTAGCAATTGTCGATGCTCCTAGCAATGGCAGCGTGACAGTTGATGCAGCCACTGGGCAAGTGACTTATATTCCCAATACTGACTTTATTGGCAGCGATAACTTCAGCTATACCGTTGCTGATGACCAAGATACAGTGTCTAACTTAGCCAATGTCGATCTTGCAGTAGAAGCTGCACCAACCAATCAAGGAGATGGTCCCGCGATCGATGTCTGGTATGGATTAGATCAAACCTTTGGTCAAATTGGTCAACCTCAAAATTGGGTTAACATTCTCGGTCATGTCGATGATCCTGATGGTGTTTCTTCTTTAACCTATTCTCTTAATGGCGAACCTGAAGTTGCATTAACCATTGATCAAGGATTTCGCATTAACAAAACGGGTGACTTTAATGCAGACATCGCCTATGCTGACCTCGATGGTTCATCAACCGATGATATTGTCGTTCTTACTGCGACTGATGACTTGGGGAATGTCTCGACACAGACTGTAACTATCGATTATGAAGCAGGGAATGTCTGGCCCCAAACCTATTCCATTGACTGGAGTACAACATCCAATATTTTAGATGTCGCACAGGTTGTTGATGGTTTGTGGGCGATTGAAGGAGATACGGTTCGCACGGTTGAACCCGGTTATGATCGTTTGATTGGCATTGGCGACATTTCTTGGCAAGACTTTGAAGTGACTGTTCCCATTACAATTAATGGCGGGATCAATTCCAAAGGTGCAGTGGGAGTGCTCATGCGATGGCATGGACACAACGATGATAGCTTATCTGGAAGACAGCCACTAGCAGGTGTTGCACCTTTTGGCGCTCTAGGATGGGCCCAAGATGGCGACCTCATCATCAAAAAAGAAGGGGGAGCAACGAATCCTGGAAAAACCTTACAGCCAGATCTGACCTACAATTTCAAGATGCGGGTGGAAACAACAGACACAGGCTCACTCTATAGCCTCAAGGCTTGGGAGTTAGGTCAAAGCGAGCCCATGGGCTGGGATGTAGAAACTAGCGAAGGATTATCTGATCTTGACAGCGGTTCACTATTTCTTGTTGCTCATCGCCAAGATGCCACTTTTGGTGATGTCAATATTACACCAATTTAA
- the lhgO gene encoding L-2-hydroxyglutarate oxidase yields the protein MYDQVIIGGGIVGLATAMQLAQKSPKARILLLEKETDLAAHQTSHNSGVIHSGIYYKPGSFKAKFCRDGSRSMVEFCQEHNLDYEVCGKVIIATQEQELPRLERLYQRGLENGISVKKLRGEAIQELEPHVRCLAGIRVNSTGITDYKKVCQKYAQILRDRAGELKFNTQVTQLQKTADGYVIETNQGDFQAKFIINCAGLHSDRVAKLGAVNPQAKIIPFRGEYYELKPEKRYLVKNLIYPVPNPNFPFLGVHFTRMIDGSVHAGPNAVLSFKREGYQKTDWDRRDLIESLTYPGLWKLAAKYGAIGVAEMIRSWSKTAFVRSLQRLIPEIQPEDVIPISAGVRAQALKQNGALVDDFLMIEGRKALHICNAPSPAATASLEIGKAIADRVLAMEMTVQTCS from the coding sequence ATTTACGATCAAGTCATTATTGGCGGTGGCATTGTTGGACTCGCGACTGCTATGCAATTAGCTCAAAAAAGTCCGAAGGCTCGCATTCTCCTGTTAGAAAAAGAGACTGATTTGGCTGCTCATCAAACCAGTCATAACAGTGGGGTTATTCATTCTGGAATTTATTATAAGCCAGGTAGCTTTAAGGCTAAATTTTGTCGCGATGGCAGTCGTTCCATGGTGGAATTTTGTCAGGAACATAATCTTGATTATGAGGTTTGTGGAAAGGTCATTATTGCCACTCAGGAACAAGAATTACCGCGACTGGAAAGGCTCTATCAAAGAGGACTGGAAAATGGCATTTCGGTAAAAAAACTCAGGGGGGAAGCGATACAAGAACTTGAACCTCATGTGCGTTGTCTTGCTGGAATTCGGGTGAATTCAACGGGCATTACAGATTATAAAAAAGTTTGCCAAAAGTATGCTCAAATTTTGCGCGATCGCGCGGGAGAATTAAAATTTAATACACAAGTTACCCAGCTTCAAAAAACTGCTGATGGTTACGTCATTGAAACCAATCAAGGAGATTTTCAAGCCAAGTTTATTATTAACTGTGCTGGCTTACACAGCGATCGCGTGGCAAAATTAGGGGCTGTGAATCCCCAAGCGAAAATTATTCCCTTTCGCGGTGAATACTATGAATTGAAACCAGAAAAACGTTATTTAGTGAAAAACTTAATTTATCCAGTCCCGAATCCTAACTTTCCTTTTCTGGGTGTGCATTTCACGAGAATGATTGATGGTAGTGTTCACGCCGGCCCCAATGCCGTGCTAAGTTTCAAGCGAGAAGGATATCAAAAAACGGATTGGGATCGACGGGATTTAATAGAAAGTTTGACTTATCCTGGATTATGGAAATTAGCAGCAAAATATGGGGCGATTGGTGTTGCAGAAATGATTCGTTCTTGGAGTAAAACTGCCTTTGTTCGCAGTTTACAACGCCTAATTCCAGAAATCCAACCAGAAGATGTGATTCCGATTTCGGCGGGGGTTCGTGCCCAAGCGTTAAAGCAAAACGGTGCGTTAGTGGATGATTTTTTAATGATTGAAGGTCGCAAGGCGTTACACATTTGTAACGCGCCCTCTCCCGCAGCCACTGCTTCTCTAGAAATTGGTAAAGCAATTGCCGATCGCGTTTTGGCAATGGAAATGACTGTTCAAACTTGCAGTTGA
- a CDS encoding DUF4922 domain-containing protein, translated as MYNLTTRLYQSWHQAVANDRIMSQFEATFDDESDGEKWKQGDRISYGIKRIKNELSYYAINETQSRVIPGEVEEKLINTGNIARFICQFNGYRALRPGGKRRKIGRQPDISGEASKCRFFCQNLSQSLSLLNRRPLVQVSLKHFVWNAYHNVAPLEKEGHFLWIPIQKTPSIDHIPHFPQRLSLKFLEDLVDLFQKLDQTILFFNSLHAGASVNHIHFQAVYHQQTLPLEIAPTISKPSGEILDFYPLFGLVFSKNVEINRLWNWIYYLQEQEIPFNLTLLGERIILVPRNPDHEIVSEFPGDSIAALGVCGKLVTVDRATYTHLNADKIESGFTKMILPIETL; from the coding sequence ATGTATAATTTAACAACCCGCTTGTATCAAAGCTGGCATCAAGCCGTTGCTAATGATCGAATTATGAGTCAATTTGAAGCAACCTTTGATGATGAAAGTGATGGAGAAAAATGGAAGCAGGGAGATCGGATTAGCTATGGTATTAAACGGATTAAAAACGAATTGAGTTATTATGCCATTAATGAAACTCAATCCCGAGTGATTCCTGGGGAGGTGGAAGAAAAACTCATTAATACAGGAAATATAGCTCGTTTTATCTGTCAATTTAACGGTTATCGTGCCTTAAGACCCGGGGGAAAACGACGCAAAATTGGTCGTCAACCTGATATCTCAGGTGAGGCTTCAAAGTGTCGGTTTTTTTGTCAAAATTTGAGTCAAAGTCTGAGTTTACTAAACCGAAGACCGCTTGTCCAAGTTTCTCTAAAACACTTTGTCTGGAATGCTTATCATAATGTCGCCCCTTTAGAAAAAGAAGGGCATTTTTTATGGATTCCAATTCAGAAAACACCATCCATTGATCACATTCCCCATTTTCCACAACGGCTCTCTTTGAAGTTTTTGGAAGATCTGGTTGATTTATTCCAGAAACTCGATCAGACGATTCTATTTTTTAATTCACTCCATGCTGGTGCATCGGTTAATCATATTCATTTTCAAGCCGTTTATCATCAGCAAACTTTACCGCTAGAAATTGCACCGACGATTTCTAAACCGTCTGGCGAGATCTTAGATTTTTATCCTTTATTCGGACTCGTTTTTAGTAAAAATGTGGAGATTAATCGACTGTGGAACTGGATTTATTATCTGCAAGAGCAAGAGATTCCGTTTAATCTCACTCTGTTAGGAGAGCGGATCATTTTAGTTCCTAGAAATCCCGATCATGAAATTGTCTCTGAATTTCCTGGGGATAGTATTGCAGCTTTAGGGGTTTGTGGAAAACTAGTAACAGTGGATCGAGCCACTTATACTCATCTTAATGCTGACAAAATTGAGAGTGGTTTTACGAAAATGATTCTCCCTATTGAAACTTTATAA
- a CDS encoding class I SAM-dependent methyltransferase, whose product MFCPVCHSSRTSIFFEMLNVPVFCNVLWSEQQAAKTCQKGDIRLAFCSDCGFIYNTTFDSKLLDYCPDYENSLDFSPRFQAYAKSLGERLIKKYNLYQKKIIEIGCGKGDFLSLLCELGENRGVGFDPSYIEHTEILNLVRDRVEFVQDVYSEKYRHYQGDFICCRHTLEHIEQPRNLLTLLRENLETGDEVPIFFEVPNAIDTFRRMAIWDIIYEHCCYFSPVSLSYIFASCGFEVKAMSEEFQGQFLTLEAEMGKPKLTFNQTDVDDLKTLSRDVDVFAQTFNNKLISWQKTLKNIADNGQKAVTWGAGSKGVTFLNLIQEQTTVEYIVDINPRKQGKYVAGTGQQIVEPEFLSQYQPDVIIVMNSVYQDEIKHQVHDLGLNSELMFV is encoded by the coding sequence ATGTTTTGTCCTGTTTGTCATTCGTCTCGAACGAGCATTTTCTTTGAAATGCTGAATGTTCCCGTTTTCTGTAATGTTTTATGGTCGGAGCAACAAGCTGCTAAGACTTGTCAAAAAGGTGATATCAGACTTGCTTTTTGTTCCGATTGCGGTTTTATCTATAACACGACTTTTGACTCGAAATTACTGGATTATTGTCCAGATTATGAAAACTCACTAGATTTTTCTCCGCGCTTTCAAGCCTATGCTAAATCTTTAGGGGAACGCTTGATTAAAAAATATAATCTTTACCAAAAGAAGATTATTGAGATTGGTTGTGGAAAAGGTGATTTTTTATCTTTACTGTGTGAGCTTGGAGAGAATCGTGGAGTGGGTTTTGATCCGAGTTATATTGAACACACTGAGATTTTAAATCTGGTGCGCGATCGCGTTGAGTTTGTACAAGATGTTTATTCGGAAAAATATCGTCATTACCAAGGAGACTTTATTTGTTGTCGCCACACCTTAGAACATATTGAACAGCCGAGAAATTTATTAACGCTGTTACGAGAAAATCTGGAAACGGGTGATGAAGTTCCGATTTTCTTTGAAGTTCCCAACGCGATCGACACTTTTCGCCGAATGGCAATTTGGGATATTATATACGAGCATTGTTGTTATTTTTCTCCTGTTTCTTTAAGTTACATTTTTGCCAGTTGTGGGTTTGAGGTGAAAGCAATGTCAGAAGAATTTCAAGGACAGTTTTTAACCTTGGAAGCGGAAATGGGAAAACCCAAACTAACGTTTAATCAAACAGACGTTGATGACTTAAAAACCCTTTCCCGAGATGTTGATGTCTTTGCCCAAACCTTCAATAATAAATTAATCTCTTGGCAAAAAACATTAAAAAACATTGCTGATAACGGTCAAAAAGCGGTAACTTGGGGAGCAGGATCGAAAGGAGTCACGTTTCTCAATCTCATTCAGGAACAAACAACAGTGGAGTATATTGTTGATATTAATCCTCGTAAACAGGGTAAGTATGTTGCGGGAACAGGTCAACAGATTGTTGAACCTGAATTTTTATCACAATATCAGCCAGACGTAATCATTGTTATGAATTCTGTTTATCAGGATGAAATTAAACATCAAGTTCATGACTTAGGGTTAAACTCTGAATTGATGTTTGTTTAG